In Humulus lupulus chromosome 6, drHumLupu1.1, whole genome shotgun sequence, a single genomic region encodes these proteins:
- the LOC133783847 gene encoding uncharacterized protein LOC133783847: protein MINGTLFNTRERDNNRNTQNSGVSLVAKTMQVSSAKDKNPVECDMTFYGVVNEIWELDYITTRVPVFFCDWVKSDSGIIYEDFGFTLVNLNRIGHKSDRFILASQAKQVFYVNDPSNNQWSIVLPTQTREWNIKDGDLHDIPLEEELVTFTAIEDNDEVDDDCICFHENGEGLWVDDNGS from the coding sequence atgattaacggtactctatttaacactagggagcgcgataacaacagaaacacacaaaacagtggtgttagccttgttgctaaaactatgcaagtctctagtgcaaaagataaaaatccagttgaatgtgatatgactttttatggagtagttaatgaaatttgggagttagattatatcacaactcgagtacctgttttcttttgtgattgggtgaaaagtgacagcggcataatatatgaagattttggtttcacattagttaatctaaatcgaattgggcacaaatctgatcgatttatattagcttcacaagcgaaacaagtattttatgtgaatgatccttcaaacaaccaatggtcaattgttcttccaacgcaaacaagagaatggaacattaaagatggtgatttacatgatatacctctcgaagaagaacttgtcacattcaccgcaatagaagataatgacgaagttgatgatgattgtatttgtttccatgaaaatggtgaaggattgtgggttgatgataatgggtcttga